In Cervus elaphus chromosome 29, mCerEla1.1, whole genome shotgun sequence, a single window of DNA contains:
- the LOC122685764 gene encoding disintegrin and metalloproteinase domain-containing protein 20-like yields the protein MAVRETLVYVRTSLPLLWVGVFLFLSGSSCIEHSLHHDLPEVVVPLKITHTGSGMKPPGWLSYSLRFGGQRHILHMKVNKILFSKHLPVFTYTDQHALTEDQPFVQNDCYYQGYMEGDPESLVALSTCLGGFQGTLQIHNVVYEIKPKSLSTSFEHLLYKMVDETEFPPKRCGLTDEEIARQLKFLQESVNYTLKQSGYVGWWTHRRFLELAVLVDHGRYLHHQSNTSSVQSEVCMVVNGIDNFLQSLDVNVALIGIEIWSKDNLLPTTNISTLLNEFCVWKRISFNTRLPHDTAHIFIKENYGRLLGLAYVGTVCNQLYNCGVDSFLNDKLQEFAYIVSHEIGHNLGMRHDDKTCKCGGRSCIMFPSKAVATRFSNCSYASYWRVVGKVRCMHLPPNPENIFRQTRCGNSVVEEGEECDCGSTYMCAKDPCCQLDCTLRVGATCAFGLCCENCTFMPSGSVCRKEENECDLPEWCNGTSYQCPGDVYMQDGTSCTGGGYCYEKRCNDRNEQCRKIFGKEAKNANVSCYMAMNTRGDRFGNCGLTASSYIQCGIPDILCGRVQCENVTEIPFLRDHSTVHWTRINGVSCWGTDYHLGMTIPDVGEVKDGTECGANHMCIERKCTSMPTFQSGCSPETCSMNGVCNNRHHCHCNSGWDPPHCKVRGAGGSVDSGPPPGRGGEPDYQYLLLFRLIPLFFMLFCFLIWLFERLKELIGQEEKSSPAELQ from the coding sequence ATGGCTGTGCGTGAGACCCTCGTGTATGTGAGGACCAGTCTCCCGCTGCTCTGGGTGGGGGTGTTTCTATTCCTTTCTGGATCATCCTGCATTGAGCACTCCCTACATCATGATCTTCCAGAAGTGGTGGTACCCTTGAAGATAACACACACTGGCAGTGGCATGAAGCCTCCTGGATGGCTGTCTTACAGCCTGCGTTTTGGAGGCCAGAGACACATTCTTCACATGAAAGTCAACAAGATTTTGTTCTCTAAACACCTACCAGTGTTCACCTACACAGACCAGCATGCACTAACGGAGGACCAGCCTTTTGTACAGAATGACTGCTACTATCAGGGTTACATGGAAGGGGATCCAGAGTCCCTGGTTGCCCTCAGTACATGTTTGGGGGGCTTTCAAGGAACACTACAGATACATAATGTTGTTTATGAAATCAAGCCCAAAAGTCTTTCTACCTCATTTGAACATCTGCTATACAAGATGGTAGATGAGACAGAATTTCCACCCAAGAGATGTGGattgacagatgaagaaatagcACGACAActgaaatttcttcaagagagTGTTAATTATACTTTGAAGCAAAGTGGGTATGTTGGCTGGTGGACTCACAGGCGTTTCCTTGAACTGGCAGTGCTGGTAGACCATGGTCGGTATCTTCATCACCAAAGTAATACCTCAAGTGTGCAGTCTGAAGTATGCATGGTTGTCAATGGAATAGATAATTTTTTACAGTCACTGGATGTTAATGTGGCTTTGATTGGAATCGAAATCTGGTCTAAAGACAACCTCCTTCCAACAACAAACATAAGTACTCTCTTGAACGAATTTTGCGTATGGAAGAGAATAAGTTTTAATACCCGCTTACCACATGATACTGCACATATTTTCATAAAGGAGAATTATGGCCGCCTTCTTGGCTTAGCCTATGTTGGAACTGTATGTAATCAGCTTTATAACTGTGGGGTTGATAGCTTTCTGAATGACAAATTGCAAGAGTTTGCATATATTGTATCACATGAAATTGGTCACAATTTGGGTATGCGACATGATGATAAAACATGTAAATGTGGAGGTAGATCATGCATAATGTTTCCAAGTAAAGCTGTGGCAACTCGATTTAGCAACTGCAGTTATGCTTCATACTGGagggttgttggaaaagtgagGTGCATGCACCTTCCACCAAATCCAGAGAATATCTTCAGGCAGACACGCTGTGGGAACAGTGTggttgaagaaggagaagagtgtGACTGtggttccacatatatgtgtgcaaAAGACCCCTGCTGTCAGTTAGACTGCACTCTGAGAGTTGGGGCTACTTGTGCTTTTGGGCTTTGCTGTGAGAACTGCACATTCATGCCATCAGGCTCCGTgtgtaggaaagaagaaaatgaatgtgaTCTTCCAGAGTGGTGCAATGGGACATCCTATCAGTGTCCAGGAGATGTGTACATGCAGGATGGGACCTCCTGCACAGGCGGTGGTTACTGCTATGAAAAGAGATGCAATGACCGCAATGAACAGTGTAGGAAAATTTTTGGCAAAGAGGCCAAGAATGCAAACGTGAGTTGCTACATGGCAATGAATACCCGAGGTGACCGTTTTGGTAACTGTGGTCTGACAGCCAGTTCATATATACAATGTGGAATCCCAGATATTCTGTGTGGGAGGGTTCAGTGTGAGAATGTGACAGAAATCCCCTTCCTGAGAGATCATTCTACTGTGCATTGGACTCGAATAAACGGAGTCAGCTGCTGGGGTACAGACTACCATCTGGGGATGACCATACCTGATGTTGGTGAAGTGAAAGATGGTACAGAGTGTGGTGCAAATCACATGTGCATCGAAAGGAAGTGTACGTCTATGCCcactttccaaagtggttgttcGCCTGAGACGTGCAGTATGAATGGAGTCTGCAACAACAGACATCACTGCCACTGCAACTCCGGGTGGGACCCTCCCCACTGCAAGGTCAGAGGTGCTGGAGGCAGCGTGGACAGTGGCCCTCCGCCAGGCAGAGGTGGAGAGCCAGACTACCAGTACCTGCTGCTCTTTCGCTTGAttcctttgttttttatgttattttgttttttaatttggctgttcGAGAGACTAAAAGAATTAATTGGGCAAGAAGAGAAAAGTTCTCCAGCTGAACTTCAGTAA